The Candidatus Methylomirabilis lanthanidiphila genome segment TCTCCACCGGTCGTCACCGTCCAGCTTCACTGACTGCAGAATGCTCCCCTACCGATCCCACTTACCGAAGTAAGCAAGATCCCACAGCGTCGGTAGCAGGCTTGAGCCCCGTTACATTATCGGCGCCAGAACACTTGACCAGTGAGCTGTTACGCACTCTTTAAAGGATGGCTGCCTCTAAGCCAACCTCCTGGTTGTCTAAGTAATCTGACATCCTTTCCCACTTAGCCTGCATTCCAGGACCTTAGCTGGTGGTCTGGGCTGTTTCCCTCTCGACCATGGAGCTTAGCCCCCACAGTCTGACTCCCGCAATTCCAGTTGACGGCATTCGGAGTTTGGTTGAGTTTGGTACCCTTGTGAGAGCCCTAGCTCATCCAGTGCTCTACCTCCGCCACTTACGTTGCGAGGCTAGCCCTAAAGCTATTTCGGGGAGAACCAGCTATTTCCAGGTTTGATTGGCCTTTCACTCCTACCCCCAGCTCATCCCACACGTTTTCAACCGTGATGAGTTCGAGCTTCCATGCCGTGTTACCGGCACTTCACTCTGGCCAGGGGTAGCTCACCTGGCTTCGGGTCTACTGCACGCAACTCAATCGCCCTGTTCGGACTCGCTTTCGCTACGGCTCCGCCTCGCGGCTTAACCTTGCTGCGTACAAGTAACTCGCCGGCTCATTAAGCAAAAGGCACGCCGTCAGGCATTCTCGCCTTGCGGCGAGCATAGCCCTTCGACTGCTTGTAAGTGTACGGTTTCAGGTACTATTTCACTCCCCTCACAGGGGTGCTTTTCACCTTTCCCTCACGGTACTGGTTCACTATCGGTCATCAGCGAGTGTTTAGCCTTGGAGGGCGGTCCCCCCGAATTCCCACAGGATTTCACGTGTCCTGTGGTACTTGGGTATCCTGCTCAAAGAGTCTCATACTTTTACTCTACAGGGCTATCACCTTCTATGGCCGACCTTTCCAGATCGTTCAATTAAGCATGAGATTTGTAACTCTTCGACCCCGCCGTATCGGGATCAGGCAGAACCCCTCGACCCCAATGGCGCAACGCACACGGGCTATCACACGCCATCGGTTTGGGCTGATCCCCTTTCGCTCGCCGCTACTCAGGGAATCGCGGTTGCTTTCTTTTCCTCGAGGTACTGAGATGTTTCAGTTCCCCCGGTTAGCTTCGTCTGGGCTATGTATTCACCCAGCGATGATCCGACATAACTCGGATCGGGTTTCCCCATTCGGGCATCCTCGGATTAGCGTCTGTGTGCGACTACCCGAGGCTTATCGCAGCTTACCACGCCCTTCATCGCCTGCTGATGCCAAGGCATCCACCGTACACTCTTAGTAGCTTGACCCCAATTTTACTTATTATCGAGGTCTGTATGAAATCTATTAGTGGAGACCCGGATCGCTTATTCAATTGTCAAAGAGCTATACGAGCGTCGCTCGTAAAAGCTAGATTCTGCCGTATTTCCGATTCCGCGTGAGGGCGAAGCCCACTCTTCTTCTGGTGGAGATGAGCGGGATCGAACCGCTGACCCCCTGCTTGCAAAGCAGGTGCTCTCCCGTCTGAGCTACATCCCCCATGCACACTGCGGATGAAGGTTTCCTATTATGAAGATTCTGCGGCATCCGGAATGAGATGGTGGGCCTTCCTGGGATCGAACCAGGGACCTCACGCTTATCAAGCGTGCGCTCTGACCAGCTGAGCTAAAGGCCCCCTTTTCGACGAACCTGCGGTTTCACGGTACAGCGCGTGACGACGATCAGCTCACGAGCTTATCTTCGTAAGGCACTGCTTGGCAGATAGAGTTGATATCATTGCTACTGACTTGGGGTAAATTGACCTGGGAGTTTTTAATTTCTCCTTAGAAAGGAGGTGATCCAGCCGCACGTTCCCGTACGGCTACCTTGTTACGACTTCACCCCAATCACTGACCATACCTTCGGCGCCTGCCTCCCTTGCGGGTTAGCTCAGCGACTTCGAGTACAGACAGCTTTCGTGGTGTGACGGGCGGTGTGTACAAGGCCCGGGAACGTATTCACCGCGCCGTGCTGATGCGCGATTACTAGCGATTCCTCCTTCATGCAGTCGAGTTGCAGACTGCAATCTGAACTTAGACCAGCTTTTTGGGATTAGCTCCACTTCGCAGTCTCGCGTCCCTTTGTACTGGCCATTGTAGCACGTGTGTAGCCCAGGGCGTAAGGGGCATGATGACTTGACGTCATCCCCGCCTTCCTCCAGCTTGACGCTGGCAGTTCCCCTCGAGTGCTCGGCATAACCCGGTCGCAACTAGGGGTGAGGGTTGCGCTCGTTGCGGGACTTAACCCAACATCTCACGACACGAGCTGACGACAGCCATGCACCACCTGTCTCCACGCTCCCTTGCGGGCACCCCGCCCTTTCAGGCAGGTTCGTGGGATGTCAAGCCCTGGTAAGGTTCTTCGCGTTGCGTCGAATTAAACCACATGCTCCACCGCTTGTGCGGGCCCCCGTCAATTCCTTTGAGTTTTAGCCTTGCGGCCGTACTCCCCAGGCGGGGCACTTAATGCGTTAGCTTCGGCGCGGAAGGGGTCAATACCTCCCACACCTAGTGCCCATCGTTTACGGCTAGGACTACCGGGGTATCTAATCCCGTTCGCTCCCCTAGCTTTCGCGCCTCAGCGTCAGTACTAGTCCGGAAAGCCGCCTTCGCCACCGGTGTTCCTCCCAATATCTACGCATTTCACCGCTACACTGGGAATTCCGCTTTCCTCTCCTAGACTCGAGCCAGACAGTATCGGATGCGGGACCTCGGTTGAGCCGAGGGATTTCACAACCGACTTACCTGGCCGCCTACGCGCGCTTTACGCCCAGTAAATCCGAACAACGCTCGCCCCCTACGTCTTACCGCGGCTGCTGGCACGTAGTTAGCCGGGGCTTCCTTCGGTGGTACCGTCACACCTGGCGGTTATTTGCCGCCAAGTCATTCGTTCCACCCGACAGGGCTTTACAACCCGAAGGCCTTCATCACCCACGCGGCGTCGCTGCGTCAGGCTTTCGCCCATTGCGCAATATTCCCCACTGCTGCCTCCCGTAGGAGTCTGGACCGTGTCTCAGTTCCAGTGTGGCCGGTCGCCCTCTCAGGCCGGCTACCGATCGTCGCCTTGGTAGGCCATTACCCCACCAACTAGCTAATCGGACGCAGGCTCCTCCTTTGGCGGAAGCTGCTTACGCTCGCCCCCTTTGGTTCCCATGAGATCCTCACAGGAACATTACCCGGTATTAGCCCACCTTTCAGCAGGTTATCCCGGTCCGAAGGATAGATTACCTACGCGTTACTCACCCGTTTGCCGCTTTACTCATCCCGTTGCCGGGACTTTCACGCTCGACTTGCATGTGTTAGGCACGCCGCCAGCGTTCGTTCTGAGCCAGGATCAAACTCTCCAAATTGGAACATACGAGGTACTGGCTTCGAAACAGGCTCGCGTTACCACTCGCCTGTTCTCGCCGACTTCATTCGCCCTCAAGTCAGTAGCAACGATATTCTATTATCAAAGAGCAGTCATTAAAACCCGGCAGGGTTGCCGAGCATCACATCTCTATTCAATATAGAGCATCGCGTCCAAAGCGTCAATGCCAAACATCGAACAGAAGCCGTACAATACAGTAACGACGTGATGGCTGTCAAGTGTTTTTTTGGGGTTGGCCGCCCTTTTTCACTCTGCGGAAAAATCGCTTGCCCACCTTCAGTAAGTGCTCGCGATCCATCCGTACCTTCACATGTTCATCCCGTACGACCTCTCCGTCGAGACTGACCCCACTTTGGCGGATAAGCCTTCTGGCTTCCGAGAGGCTCTTGGCCCCATCCGATGCTTTCATCAACCAGACGATATCAACAGCCTCCGTCTCTTCTTCCACCAGGAATACACCGACCTCGTCCGGCAGTCTTTTCTCCCGGAAAATCCGATCGAACTCAGTCGCCGCTTCTTCGGCGGCCTGCTCGCCGTGGTAGAGCGCCACCAGCTTCCCGGCCAACTCGGCTTTCGCTGCTCTGGGATGAAGCGTGCCAAGTTTTAACCCCTCATTCATCGCCTCTACCGCCTCCGGCGACATCTCGGCTACCAGTTCGGCATATTTCACAATCAGCCCATCCGGGATCGACATCGCCTTCCCATACACCTCCCTGGCCGGCTCATCAATCCCGATATAGTTGCCGAGGCTCTTACTCATCTTTTGCACCCCATCGGTGCCTTCAAGCAGGGGCGTGATGAGCGCCACCTGCGGCTCCTGCGCATACGCTCGCTGCAGCTCCCGTCCCACCAGCAGGTTAAACTTCTGATCGGTGCCGCCCAGTTCGACATCGGCCCTGAGTACGACGGAATCGTACCCTTGAGCCAGCGGGTAGAGGAACTCATGAACACCGATAGGCCGCCCCTCCCGGTATCGCTTTTCAAAATCGTCCCGCTCCAACAGCCGGGCCACCGTGTACTGTGCCGAAAGACGGATCACGTTCGCAAAGTCCATTCGACTCAGCCACTCACTGTTGAAGCGGATTTCGGTTCGGTCTTCATCGAGGATTCGGAATATCTGCCGCTTATACGTCTCCGCGTTCGCCCGAACCTCGTCGACGGTCAACGGCTTGCGAGTCTCTGATCGGCCCGTCGGATCGCCGATCATGCCAGTGAAATCGCCGATGAGGAATATCACCTGGTGGCCAAGATCCTGGAACTGGCGCAGCTTCCTCAGCACAACCGTGTGACCGAGGTGCAGATCCGGCGCCGAAGGGTCAGCGCCTAGCTTGATCCGGAGCGGGATGCTGGTCCGCAGTGAGCGCTCGAGTTTCTCGAGCAGCTCAGTCTCGGAAATAATCTCCACCACGCCACGCCGGAGGGCGCGAAGTTGCTCGTACGCTTGTGCTTTCAGGTCGTCCATTTGTAATGTCTCCGCCACGTTGGTGTCTGCCTTTCTAGCATACTGGCGGCCGTATCGCAACTCCAAACCCGCCCTCCTCGCGTCCCGATATTGGGATGCGTCATTACTTCGAAGTCCCTCCTCACCCGCGCCCTCTCCTCCAAAGGAGGCGAGGGGCACCAAAATAAAGACCTCCTCGCCCCCTACGCGGGGGAGAGGATACAGGTGAGGGGGTGCGCTTGGATTACCGCGTACCCTTCCGGTGCTCGCAATGACAGATGAATATCTGTTATAGTGGTGTGTATGATGGTCGGCACGCTGAGCAATGCAGCAATCACCCCACTAAACACCCATCACCTAGAGCCATAGTCGATGCGGCGACGATCCCGAGCTGCTGTTGCTGTCATCTGGTCCCTCCTGTTACTGATGGCCATCACCTCAGGCATCATCGGAGGCCTGTTTATCACCTACCTCCGGGACCTCCCGACGCTTGAGGCGCTTGAAGAGTACCAGCCCAGTCTCGTGACCACGCTTTATTCAGATCACGATGAACCGTTTGCGACCCTCTTCGAGCAGAAACGGTTCTGGACCCCACTGGAGAAGATCCCCCGCGATCTGATCAATGGACTGATCGCGGTCGAGGATGCCCAGTTTTACCAGCATCGCGGAATCAATTTCCGGGGTATTGCCAGAGCGTTGTTGGTTAATCTTCGGGCGCTGCGACCCGCTGAGGGGGGGAGTTCCATCACCCAACAGTTGGCAAAGTTGCTGCTGCTGACCCCGGAGAAACATCTGTCCAGGAAGATCAAGGAGGCCATCCTGGCACTCGAAATCGAAAAACGGTACTCCAAAGAGAAGATCCTGGAGCTCTACCTCAATCAGGTCTATTTTGGTCATGGCGCCTATGGGGTAGAGTCCGCCGCCCATACCTACTTTAAGAAGCCGGTGGATCAGCTTAACCTCGCCGAGG includes the following:
- a CDS encoding tyrosyl-tRNA synthetase, encoding MPLASFGGEGAGEEGLRSNDASQYRDARRAGLELRYGRQYARKADTNVAETLQMDDLKAQAYEQLRALRRGVVEIISETELLEKLERSLRTSIPLRIKLGADPSAPDLHLGHTVVLRKLRQFQDLGHQVIFLIGDFTGMIGDPTGRSETRKPLTVDEVRANAETYKRQIFRILDEDRTEIRFNSEWLSRMDFANVIRLSAQYTVARLLERDDFEKRYREGRPIGVHEFLYPLAQGYDSVVLRADVELGGTDQKFNLLVGRELQRAYAQEPQVALITPLLEGTDGVQKMSKSLGNYIGIDEPAREVYGKAMSIPDGLIVKYAELVAEMSPEAVEAMNEGLKLGTLHPRAAKAELAGKLVALYHGEQAAEEAATEFDRIFREKRLPDEVGVFLVEEETEAVDIVWLMKASDGAKSLSEARRLIRQSGVSLDGEVVRDEHVKVRMDREHLLKVGKRFFRRVKKGGQPQKNT